Proteins co-encoded in one SAR202 cluster bacterium genomic window:
- a CDS encoding dephospho-CoA kinase, with protein sequence MFVIGLIGGIGSGKSSVSEILKSLGVDVIDADKVGHEAYTPDSEGWRKVISVFGQDIVGPDKQIDRKKLGSIVFSDPNEMDKLNKLMHPIIHDLVKEKIKNFSDQGVNVVILEAAILIEANWQDLTDEIWLAKANQEVVIERVQLRNNFTREEIIKRIQSQMSNDEREKHADVVIDNDGTIEQLHEKVKTLWHSRVNGRVT encoded by the coding sequence ATGTTTGTAATCGGTTTAATCGGCGGAATAGGGTCTGGAAAAAGTTCTGTGTCAGAGATACTTAAATCTTTAGGTGTTGATGTAATAGATGCAGATAAGGTTGGTCACGAAGCATACACTCCTGATTCTGAAGGTTGGCGAAAAGTAATTTCAGTTTTTGGTCAAGATATTGTGGGACCTGACAAACAGATTGATCGGAAAAAATTAGGATCAATAGTATTCAGCGATCCTAATGAAATGGATAAACTTAACAAACTTATGCACCCAATAATACATGATTTAGTTAAGGAAAAAATTAAAAATTTCTCTGATCAAGGAGTTAATGTAGTTATATTGGAAGCTGCTATATTGATTGAAGCAAATTGGCAAGATTTGACTGATGAAATATGGCTGGCTAAAGCAAATCAAGAAGTTGTGATAGAAAGAGTACAATTAAGGAATAATTTTACTCGTGAAGAAATCATTAAGAGAATACAATCACAAATGTCTAACGATGAACGTGAAAAACATGCAGATGTTGTAATTGATAATGATGGAACAATTGAACAACTTCACGAAAAAGTCAAAACTTTATGGCATTCAAGAGTAAACGGGAGGGTAACGTGA
- a CDS encoding L-seryl-tRNA(Sec) selenium transferase: protein MVNELQKIPSVDAVLRDPLVEELCNIFSRSYVTNTIRTVLTNFRTNMKNGTKAPDISEIISDIQIYIGNKLNTFPKTIINGTGIILHTNFGRALLSKESTEVIKDIAINYSNLEFDLVSGERFSRHKHVEHLINYLTNSEASNVVNNNAAALILTLTSICENKEVIISKGEQVEIGGGFRIPDIVNQSRVHITEVGTTNRTYLSDYENAINKNTAAILKVHPSNFKTIGFTKSPDLDELVVLANKYNIKLINDLGSGCLINTENYGIEHEPTVQESVLSGCHITLFSGDKLVGGPQSGIIIGEKELINKTIRHPLARSFRLDKFNLAGLHRTLEHYVRGEVDRKIPVWQMIKMNKKAILTKAEKLQKLIKYKTTIEKSVSQIGGGSLPGQELETFVIGIDEKHMPLGQENFRKILRESTPSIIGRSENSKLLFDLRTIHSNQIKTLASIINNINT, encoded by the coding sequence ATGGTGAATGAATTACAAAAAATACCTAGTGTAGACGCTGTACTAAGAGACCCTTTAGTAGAAGAGCTCTGTAACATCTTTTCTCGCTCATATGTCACTAACACAATTCGTACTGTTTTAACAAATTTTAGAACAAATATGAAAAATGGTACTAAAGCTCCTGATATATCTGAAATAATTTCAGATATACAAATTTACATTGGAAATAAGTTAAATACTTTTCCCAAAACCATAATCAACGGAACAGGAATAATTTTACATACAAATTTTGGACGAGCGTTATTAAGTAAGGAGTCAACTGAGGTAATAAAAGATATAGCTATTAACTATAGTAATCTAGAATTCGATCTTGTTTCTGGAGAAAGATTTTCACGACATAAACATGTTGAACATTTAATAAATTATCTAACAAACTCAGAAGCTTCAAATGTAGTGAATAATAATGCTGCAGCATTAATACTTACACTCACTAGTATTTGTGAAAATAAAGAAGTAATTATTTCTAAAGGTGAACAAGTAGAAATAGGTGGAGGATTTAGAATTCCAGATATTGTAAATCAAAGTAGAGTCCATATAACTGAAGTTGGAACAACAAACAGGACGTACTTATCAGACTATGAAAATGCTATCAACAAAAATACTGCAGCAATACTAAAAGTTCATCCAAGTAACTTCAAAACGATAGGTTTTACGAAAAGCCCCGATTTAGATGAATTAGTAGTGTTAGCAAATAAATACAATATCAAGTTAATTAATGATTTAGGTTCAGGATGCCTAATTAATACTGAAAATTATGGAATTGAACACGAACCAACCGTACAAGAAAGCGTTTTATCAGGATGCCATATAACTTTATTTTCAGGAGATAAATTAGTAGGAGGTCCTCAATCAGGCATCATAATTGGGGAAAAAGAATTAATTAATAAGACAATTAGACATCCACTTGCAAGAAGTTTCAGATTAGATAAATTCAATTTGGCAGGTTTACATCGTACACTTGAACATTATGTCAGAGGGGAAGTCGATAGAAAAATTCCAGTATGGCAAATGATAAAAATGAACAAAAAAGCAATATTAACAAAAGCTGAAAAATTACAAAAGCTAATCAAGTACAAAACAACGATTGAAAAAAGTGTATCGCAAATTGGCGGTGGTAGCTTACCTGGGCAAGAATTAGAAACTTTTGTAATAGGAATTGATGAAAAGCATATGCCTTTAGGTCAAGAAAATTTTAGGAAAATATTAAGAGAAAGTACCCCTTCCATTATCGGCAGAAGCGAAAATTCGAAATTATTATTTGACCTAAGGACAATACATTCAAATCAAATCAAAACTTTAGCAAGTATAATTAACAATATTAATACATAA
- a CDS encoding alpha/beta hydrolase, protein MALDEQSQQLLEQIKALNLPPANTVTPSEARENYASRPRLPGPELPFVKDMNIILDDVSVPCRLYKPELNKTLPIIVWFHGGGWVIGSVDGSDGTARHLALGSGFAVLSVDYRLAPETKYPGPFNDCYGVTKWVYENADQLDIDPKRISVGGDSAGGNLAAAVSLKTHDEAVFKLQSQLLIYPCLDSNFTRKSYIANDSGYVLTAPVMKWFWEQYTNSPADLNDPYVCPMKYPDFTDLPKTMIIVADHDPLYDEGVEYHNRLLEANVCSSLIEFTGVMHGFFSQVGVLDKSQKAMNDSCNFLTGLM, encoded by the coding sequence ATGGCATTAGATGAACAATCACAACAATTGTTAGAACAAATAAAGGCTCTAAACTTACCCCCAGCTAATACTGTTACGCCATCTGAAGCGCGGGAAAATTATGCATCTCGACCTCGTTTACCCGGTCCTGAATTACCTTTTGTAAAAGATATGAATATTATCTTGGATGATGTAAGTGTTCCTTGTAGATTGTACAAGCCGGAATTAAATAAAACGCTACCAATAATAGTTTGGTTTCATGGAGGGGGATGGGTAATAGGTAGTGTTGATGGCTCAGATGGAACTGCTCGCCATTTAGCTTTAGGGTCTGGATTTGCTGTTTTATCAGTAGATTATCGACTTGCGCCAGAAACGAAATATCCTGGACCATTTAATGATTGCTACGGTGTAACCAAATGGGTGTATGAAAATGCAGATCAGTTGGACATAGACCCAAAAAGGATTTCGGTAGGAGGAGATAGCGCTGGAGGAAACCTGGCTGCAGCTGTTTCTCTAAAGACTCATGATGAAGCAGTGTTTAAATTACAATCTCAATTATTGATTTATCCTTGTTTGGATTCTAATTTTACTCGAAAATCGTATATTGCGAACGACTCAGGTTATGTTCTTACGGCTCCTGTTATGAAATGGTTTTGGGAGCAATATACAAATAGCCCTGCAGATTTAAATGATCCATATGTTTGTCCAATGAAATATCCCGATTTTACAGATTTACCAAAAACAATGATTATTGTTGCCGATCACGACCCTTTGTATGATGAAGGTGTTGAGTACCACAATCGGTTATTAGAAGCAAATGTTTGCTCATCACTTATTGAATTTACTGGAGTAATGCATGGCTTTTTTTCACAGGTTGGAGTCTTGGATAAAAGTCAAAAAGCAATGAACGACTCATGTAATTTTCTAACAGGTTTAATGTAG
- a CDS encoding amidase: protein MDSQELCWIKISELSEKIKSRKVSVKEIVECHIKQIEKYNPQVNAVVTTDFDRALATANKLDAKPQNHELPLLFGIPVLHKDLVPTKDLRTTYGSPLYKDNIPEIDGLIVQRLKEAGAVTLGKTNTPEFGAGSQTFNQVFGATLNPYDLTKTCGGSSGGSAVALACGMTPIADGGDLGGSLRNPANFCNVIGFRTSVGRVPTWPSDQPWSSLSVQGPMARNIEDLALMLTVISGPDLRAPVSLSDKIDFSKSLTERSFKNIKISWSVDFDGLPVDGRTKTVIESHKAVFEELGFEIDEICPDFSLAREVFETKRAYGMATSHFEKLTTHRDQLKDTVIWNTEEGLRLSALDLGRAEVKQAELFETIRSFMETYEFMIFPVSQVPPFPVTEEYVKEINGHKMGNYIDWMKSCYYITATGHPAISVPCGFTEDGLPVGIQIVGRYRQEASVLQLAKAFEDRTEYWKIRPNLVQV from the coding sequence ATGGATAGTCAAGAATTATGTTGGATTAAAATCTCTGAGCTTTCTGAGAAAATCAAATCCAGAAAAGTTTCTGTTAAAGAAATAGTCGAGTGTCATATAAAACAAATTGAAAAATATAATCCTCAAGTAAATGCAGTAGTTACTACAGATTTTGATAGAGCTTTGGCTACAGCTAATAAACTAGACGCAAAACCTCAGAATCATGAATTGCCATTGTTGTTTGGCATACCTGTGTTACATAAAGATTTGGTCCCAACTAAAGATTTGCGGACTACATATGGATCACCTTTATACAAAGATAATATACCTGAGATAGATGGTTTGATAGTTCAACGATTAAAAGAAGCTGGGGCAGTAACATTAGGGAAAACGAATACGCCAGAATTTGGAGCAGGTTCTCAAACATTTAATCAAGTTTTTGGGGCTACATTGAACCCTTACGATTTAACGAAAACTTGTGGTGGAAGTAGTGGCGGATCTGCAGTAGCTTTGGCGTGTGGTATGACACCGATTGCTGATGGTGGTGATCTAGGCGGTTCGTTGAGAAATCCAGCTAATTTTTGTAATGTGATAGGCTTTAGAACTTCAGTAGGAAGGGTTCCAACGTGGCCTTCAGATCAGCCTTGGTCTTCTTTATCTGTACAAGGTCCCATGGCTAGAAATATTGAAGATTTAGCATTAATGTTAACAGTTATCTCAGGCCCTGATTTGAGAGCACCTGTTTCATTAAGCGATAAGATAGATTTTAGTAAATCTTTAACTGAGAGATCCTTTAAAAATATCAAAATATCATGGAGTGTCGATTTTGATGGGCTTCCTGTAGATGGGCGAACAAAAACAGTTATTGAATCACATAAAGCTGTTTTTGAAGAATTAGGATTTGAAATAGATGAAATCTGTCCAGATTTTTCTTTAGCAAGAGAGGTTTTTGAAACTAAACGAGCATATGGTATGGCAACATCTCATTTTGAGAAATTAACGACTCATAGAGATCAATTAAAAGATACCGTAATATGGAATACTGAAGAAGGTTTAAGGCTTTCCGCCTTGGATTTAGGTCGAGCTGAAGTTAAACAAGCAGAACTATTTGAGACAATTCGATCATTTATGGAAACTTATGAATTTATGATTTTCCCTGTAAGCCAAGTACCTCCTTTTCCTGTAACAGAAGAATATGTAAAAGAAATTAATGGTCACAAAATGGGAAATTATATAGATTGGATGAAATCGTGTTATTACATTACCGCTACTGGCCATCCAGCTATCTCTGTTCCTTGTGGTTTTACTGAAGATGGCCTTCCTGTAGGGATACAAATAGTGGGTCGATATAGACAGGAAGCAAGTGTGTTGCAATTGGCCAAAGCGTTTGAGGATAGAACAGAATATTGGAAAATAAGACCTAATTTGGTACAAGTTTGA